The following are from one region of the Lepeophtheirus salmonis chromosome 8, UVic_Lsal_1.4, whole genome shotgun sequence genome:
- the LOC121122716 gene encoding BAG family molecular chaperone regulator 1 isoform X2: MFLSCCQNSDSNSSSAMLQIELKHGTTKYPLEVSPDYQLCDLKEEAQRLTGVPVAQQKLILNGQTLVADPDYENKTLKEYSLRNGSRVMILGKRFDASKDPNLADILQIEKSVNALEKDFGIIRGQIIQASSGKGINVDPKYLNKESKAYSEQLMRLIEELDSIKLEPHQAEAKAKRKAVATCINVKLDEVESLFEKINQIQ; the protein is encoded by the exons ATGTTTCTGTCTTGTTGCCAAAATTCTGATAGTAATTCATCCTCTGCTATGCTTCAAATCGAACTTAAGCACG GTACTACGAAATATCCCCTTGAAGTAAGTCCAGATTATCAACTCTGTGATTTAAAGGAGGAAGCACAACGACTTACCGGAGTACCTGTTGCACAGCAAAAACTTATTCTCAATGGACAAACCCTTGTGGCGGATCCGGATTATGAGAATAAAACCTTGAAAGAGTATAGTCTCCGAAATGGTAGTCGAGTCATGATCCTTGGAAAACGATTCGATGCCTCAAAGGATCCCAATTTGGCAGATATCCTTCAAATCGAAAAGAGTGTGAATGCTTTAGAAAAGGATTTTGGTATAATTCGAGGTCAAATCATTCAAGCTTCCTCTGGAAAAGGGATTAACGTTGATCCCAAGTATTTAAATAAGGAGTCTAAGGCCTATAGTGAGCAACTCATGAGGCTTATTGAAGAATTGGATTCTATTAAACTGGAGCCACATCAAGCAGAGGCCAAGGCTAAGAGAAAAGCAGTTGCTACTTGTATTAATGTTAAGCTAGATGAGGTTGAGTccctctttgaaaaaattaatcaaatccaataa
- the LOC121122715 gene encoding uncharacterized protein isoform X1 yields the protein MATLLMKDDINTEDLVNAYVKFCSPVTSPDTFKSTGQFRMESVTGECAKDFRDAILAYHFEELSFAEASRIYSVTQYRLKKAIKKLYSINEQRKEMNRSPLIENCDRRQVSRWATKYARYKSESRSSCSPYEIKYAIQGLVTGEVTEDEAILEYGLNKVSYWPTINMILSRFKIDSLTKARRLYKQNELSLKEINDAIDLCEFKSQSDYTRIISDKEAMIFAEVKFNQLMLHLSSTELDDFFKSFEHVTKIMTSKSSDEYIFQLLHDLDLKVNLTKSSSTTELNSNFSQVCSVSHPNCISKKKIAKYFKELVSLSTERGNDMNLDSSKKDIEIKKIKEDCILEEKCVSDENEKWEIALEIANRELELEECFQRIIENLTNSSDPIESALQRNQLNDLKFASQYLSSSLVGLEDQEKELYVTYLTNHDAIKSIPRNGVFQGDKMDWLS from the exons ATGGCTACGCTTTTAATGAAAGATGACATTAATACAGAAGACTTAGTTAATGCATATGTTAAGTTTTGTAGTCCAGTGACGTCACCAGATACATTTAAGTCGACTGGCCAG ttcAGAATGGAGTCTGTAACGGGAGAGTGTGCAAAAGATTTTAGGGATGCAATTCTTGCATACCATTTCGAAGAATTAAGTTTTGCTGAGGCATCAAGGATATATTCAGTTACACAATATAGATTAaagaaagctataaaaaaactatatagtaTAAATGAACAACGGAAGGAAATGAATCGAAGCCCCTTGATTGAGAATTGCGATAGAAGACAAGTTTCACGCTGGGCAACCAAATATGCTAGATATAAGAGTGAATCCAGGAGTTCTTGTTCtccttatgaaataaaatatgcaattcAAGGCTTGGTTACTGGAGAGGTAACAGAAGATGAAGCCATTCTAGAATATGGGCTAAATAAAGTTTCTTATTGGCCCACAATAAATATGATCCTTTCTAGATTCAAAATTGATTCATTGACTAAAGCTCGTCGGCTTTACAAGCAGAATGAACTatctttgaaagaaataaatgatGCAATTGACCTATGTGAATTTAAAAGTCAGAGTGATTATACAAGAATAATTTCTGATAAGGAGGCAATGATATTCGCTGAGGTCAAGTTCAATCAACTTATGCTACATCTATCTTCAACTGAgcttgatgatttttttaaatcttttgaacaTGTTACGAAAATTATGACATCTAAATCAAGTgacgaatatatttttcaactacTCCATGACCTTGACTTAAAAGTTAATCTAACTAAGTCTTCTTCAACTACAGAGctgaattcaaatttttctcaaGTTTGTTCTGTATCCCATCCGAATTGCATTAGCAAAAAGAAAATTGCGAAATATTTTAAGGAACTTGTCAGCCTTTCCACAGAGAGAGGCAATGATATGAATCTTGACTCTTCTAAAAAggacattgaaataaaaaaaattaaggaagattgtattttagaagaaaaatgtgTGTCAGATGAAAATGAGAAGTGGGAAATAGCCTTGGAGATTGCTAATAGAGAGCTAGAACTAGAAGAGTGTTTTCAAAGGATAATTGAAAACCTAACTAATTCTTCAGATCCTATTGAGTCTGCTTTACAACGAAATCAATTGAACGATTTGAAGTTTGCCAGTCAGTATTTAAGTTCTTCTTTAGTCGGTCTAGAGGATCAAGAAAAAGAGTTATATGTGACTTATTTGACAAACCACGATGCTATTAAGTCTATTCCGAGAAATGGTGTTTTTCAAGGTGATAAGATGGATTGGCTTTCCTAA
- the LOC121122715 gene encoding uncharacterized protein isoform X3 translates to MESVTGECAKDFRDAILAYHFEELSFAEASRIYSVTQYRLKKAIKKLYSINEQRKEMNRSPLIENCDRRQVSRWATKYARYKSESRSSCSPYEIKYAIQGLVTGEVTEDEAILEYGLNKVSYWPTINMILSRFKIDSLTKARRLYKQNELSLKEINDAIDLCEFKSQSDYTRIISDKEAMIFAEVKFNQLMLHLSSTELDDFFKSFEHVTKIMTSKSSDEYIFQLLHDLDLKVNLTKSSSTTELNSNFSQVCSVSHPNCISKKKIAKYFKELVSLSTERGNDMNLDSSKKDIEIKKIKEDCILEEKCVSDENEKWEIALEIANRELELEECFQRIIENLTNSSDPIESALQRNQLNDLKFASQYLSSSLVGLEDQEKELYVTYLTNHDAIKSIPRNGVFQGDKMDWLS, encoded by the coding sequence ATGGAGTCTGTAACGGGAGAGTGTGCAAAAGATTTTAGGGATGCAATTCTTGCATACCATTTCGAAGAATTAAGTTTTGCTGAGGCATCAAGGATATATTCAGTTACACAATATAGATTAaagaaagctataaaaaaactatatagtaTAAATGAACAACGGAAGGAAATGAATCGAAGCCCCTTGATTGAGAATTGCGATAGAAGACAAGTTTCACGCTGGGCAACCAAATATGCTAGATATAAGAGTGAATCCAGGAGTTCTTGTTCtccttatgaaataaaatatgcaattcAAGGCTTGGTTACTGGAGAGGTAACAGAAGATGAAGCCATTCTAGAATATGGGCTAAATAAAGTTTCTTATTGGCCCACAATAAATATGATCCTTTCTAGATTCAAAATTGATTCATTGACTAAAGCTCGTCGGCTTTACAAGCAGAATGAACTatctttgaaagaaataaatgatGCAATTGACCTATGTGAATTTAAAAGTCAGAGTGATTATACAAGAATAATTTCTGATAAGGAGGCAATGATATTCGCTGAGGTCAAGTTCAATCAACTTATGCTACATCTATCTTCAACTGAgcttgatgatttttttaaatcttttgaacaTGTTACGAAAATTATGACATCTAAATCAAGTgacgaatatatttttcaactacTCCATGACCTTGACTTAAAAGTTAATCTAACTAAGTCTTCTTCAACTACAGAGctgaattcaaatttttctcaaGTTTGTTCTGTATCCCATCCGAATTGCATTAGCAAAAAGAAAATTGCGAAATATTTTAAGGAACTTGTCAGCCTTTCCACAGAGAGAGGCAATGATATGAATCTTGACTCTTCTAAAAAggacattgaaataaaaaaaattaaggaagattgtattttagaagaaaaatgtgTGTCAGATGAAAATGAGAAGTGGGAAATAGCCTTGGAGATTGCTAATAGAGAGCTAGAACTAGAAGAGTGTTTTCAAAGGATAATTGAAAACCTAACTAATTCTTCAGATCCTATTGAGTCTGCTTTACAACGAAATCAATTGAACGATTTGAAGTTTGCCAGTCAGTATTTAAGTTCTTCTTTAGTCGGTCTAGAGGATCAAGAAAAAGAGTTATATGTGACTTATTTGACAAACCACGATGCTATTAAGTCTATTCCGAGAAATGGTGTTTTTCAAGGTGATAAGATGGATTGGCTTTCCTAA
- the LOC121122716 gene encoding BAG family molecular chaperone regulator 1 isoform X1 has protein sequence MLLNKYKERAYRTFSACNCFNCPHHVEEHFEDSLGTTKYPLEVSPDYQLCDLKEEAQRLTGVPVAQQKLILNGQTLVADPDYENKTLKEYSLRNGSRVMILGKRFDASKDPNLADILQIEKSVNALEKDFGIIRGQIIQASSGKGINVDPKYLNKESKAYSEQLMRLIEELDSIKLEPHQAEAKAKRKAVATCINVKLDEVESLFEKINQIQ, from the exons atgttattaaataagtaCAAAGAAAGAGCCTATAGAACCTTTTCAGCTTGTAACTGTTTCAATTGCCCTCATCATGTTGAAGAACATTTTGAGGACTCACTGG GTACTACGAAATATCCCCTTGAAGTAAGTCCAGATTATCAACTCTGTGATTTAAAGGAGGAAGCACAACGACTTACCGGAGTACCTGTTGCACAGCAAAAACTTATTCTCAATGGACAAACCCTTGTGGCGGATCCGGATTATGAGAATAAAACCTTGAAAGAGTATAGTCTCCGAAATGGTAGTCGAGTCATGATCCTTGGAAAACGATTCGATGCCTCAAAGGATCCCAATTTGGCAGATATCCTTCAAATCGAAAAGAGTGTGAATGCTTTAGAAAAGGATTTTGGTATAATTCGAGGTCAAATCATTCAAGCTTCCTCTGGAAAAGGGATTAACGTTGATCCCAAGTATTTAAATAAGGAGTCTAAGGCCTATAGTGAGCAACTCATGAGGCTTATTGAAGAATTGGATTCTATTAAACTGGAGCCACATCAAGCAGAGGCCAAGGCTAAGAGAAAAGCAGTTGCTACTTGTATTAATGTTAAGCTAGATGAGGTTGAGTccctctttgaaaaaattaatcaaatccaataa
- the LOC121122715 gene encoding uncharacterized protein isoform X2 has product MYKFRMESVTGECAKDFRDAILAYHFEELSFAEASRIYSVTQYRLKKAIKKLYSINEQRKEMNRSPLIENCDRRQVSRWATKYARYKSESRSSCSPYEIKYAIQGLVTGEVTEDEAILEYGLNKVSYWPTINMILSRFKIDSLTKARRLYKQNELSLKEINDAIDLCEFKSQSDYTRIISDKEAMIFAEVKFNQLMLHLSSTELDDFFKSFEHVTKIMTSKSSDEYIFQLLHDLDLKVNLTKSSSTTELNSNFSQVCSVSHPNCISKKKIAKYFKELVSLSTERGNDMNLDSSKKDIEIKKIKEDCILEEKCVSDENEKWEIALEIANRELELEECFQRIIENLTNSSDPIESALQRNQLNDLKFASQYLSSSLVGLEDQEKELYVTYLTNHDAIKSIPRNGVFQGDKMDWLS; this is encoded by the coding sequence ttcAGAATGGAGTCTGTAACGGGAGAGTGTGCAAAAGATTTTAGGGATGCAATTCTTGCATACCATTTCGAAGAATTAAGTTTTGCTGAGGCATCAAGGATATATTCAGTTACACAATATAGATTAaagaaagctataaaaaaactatatagtaTAAATGAACAACGGAAGGAAATGAATCGAAGCCCCTTGATTGAGAATTGCGATAGAAGACAAGTTTCACGCTGGGCAACCAAATATGCTAGATATAAGAGTGAATCCAGGAGTTCTTGTTCtccttatgaaataaaatatgcaattcAAGGCTTGGTTACTGGAGAGGTAACAGAAGATGAAGCCATTCTAGAATATGGGCTAAATAAAGTTTCTTATTGGCCCACAATAAATATGATCCTTTCTAGATTCAAAATTGATTCATTGACTAAAGCTCGTCGGCTTTACAAGCAGAATGAACTatctttgaaagaaataaatgatGCAATTGACCTATGTGAATTTAAAAGTCAGAGTGATTATACAAGAATAATTTCTGATAAGGAGGCAATGATATTCGCTGAGGTCAAGTTCAATCAACTTATGCTACATCTATCTTCAACTGAgcttgatgatttttttaaatcttttgaacaTGTTACGAAAATTATGACATCTAAATCAAGTgacgaatatatttttcaactacTCCATGACCTTGACTTAAAAGTTAATCTAACTAAGTCTTCTTCAACTACAGAGctgaattcaaatttttctcaaGTTTGTTCTGTATCCCATCCGAATTGCATTAGCAAAAAGAAAATTGCGAAATATTTTAAGGAACTTGTCAGCCTTTCCACAGAGAGAGGCAATGATATGAATCTTGACTCTTCTAAAAAggacattgaaataaaaaaaattaaggaagattgtattttagaagaaaaatgtgTGTCAGATGAAAATGAGAAGTGGGAAATAGCCTTGGAGATTGCTAATAGAGAGCTAGAACTAGAAGAGTGTTTTCAAAGGATAATTGAAAACCTAACTAATTCTTCAGATCCTATTGAGTCTGCTTTACAACGAAATCAATTGAACGATTTGAAGTTTGCCAGTCAGTATTTAAGTTCTTCTTTAGTCGGTCTAGAGGATCAAGAAAAAGAGTTATATGTGACTTATTTGACAAACCACGATGCTATTAAGTCTATTCCGAGAAATGGTGTTTTTCAAGGTGATAAGATGGATTGGCTTTCCTAA